The proteins below come from a single Pseudanabaena sp. BC1403 genomic window:
- a CDS encoding J domain-containing protein translates to MARTSDRIQQANHYKTLRISYNAAPAEVKTAYRGLVKEFHPDCNHHLDNHDDIASINLAYEVLSNPQSRAHYDRSLGIKHTPNGSSSHEGFKRSSSSRETHLNEDQKLDRWFKQVYEPISEMLEVILDSLDEKIDDLAADPYDDGLMEDFEDYIDECRGSYAKAQIFFRAFPNPASAAGIASYLYHCLNAISDGIEELNYFTLNFDDRHLHTGQELWRRADEMRYCAQMAMENLQTI, encoded by the coding sequence ATGGCTAGGACAAGCGATCGCATTCAACAAGCAAATCACTACAAGACTCTGAGAATTAGCTACAACGCTGCTCCTGCCGAAGTCAAAACTGCCTATCGTGGGCTGGTCAAAGAATTTCATCCCGACTGCAATCATCATCTCGATAATCACGATGATATTGCCTCCATCAACCTCGCTTACGAGGTTCTTAGTAATCCCCAATCTCGCGCCCATTACGATCGCAGTCTTGGCATTAAACATACCCCTAATGGCTCTTCATCTCATGAGGGATTCAAGCGATCATCTTCTAGTCGGGAAACCCATCTTAATGAAGATCAGAAGCTTGATCGCTGGTTTAAGCAAGTTTACGAACCAATCTCGGAAATGCTCGAAGTAATTCTCGATAGTCTAGACGAGAAAATTGACGATCTCGCTGCTGATCCCTACGATGATGGGCTGATGGAAGACTTCGAGGACTATATTGATGAATGTCGTGGTTCCTATGCCAAGGCGCAGATTTTCTTCCGTGCGTTTCCCAATCCAGCTTCCGCAGCAGGGATTGCTAGCTACCTTTATCACTGTCTCAATGCAATCAGTGATGGGATTGAAGAATTAAACTACTTCACTTTAAATTTTGATGATCGCCATTTGCACACTGGACAAGAACTCTGGCGCAGAGCAGACGAAATGCGTTATTGCGCTCAAATGGCAATGGAAAATTTACAAACCATTTAA
- the arsS gene encoding arsenosugar biosynthesis radical SAM (seleno)protein ArsS (Some members of this family are selenoproteins.), producing MQVPAIAITPFSQKLKAPFLKHQISILQINLGKICNLTCTHCHVEASPTRTEELTPEVCQQLIEIIHRFPQIQTVDLTGGAPEMLYGFRSLVKAARKMGKEVIVRSNLTIYFEKGYGDIPDFFVQNQVRVVASMPCYLEDNVDKMRGKGVFDQSIQALQWLNRLGYGSNPDLILDLVYNPPLPNSNKFALAPNQQGLETAYKTHLQKHFGIVFHNLFTITNLPIGRSKFHLRHRKLEEEYSQFLESHFNADTLDRLMCRNQISVDYQGNIYDCDFNQMENLPARSPNGEYLNVAKVLELDSLDIIQKIQTDDYCYGCTAGSGSSCGGALL from the coding sequence ATGCAAGTTCCTGCGATCGCGATCACGCCATTTTCTCAAAAACTTAAAGCTCCGTTTCTTAAACATCAGATCTCCATATTGCAGATCAATTTAGGTAAAATTTGTAATCTAACTTGCACTCACTGTCATGTCGAAGCCAGTCCAACACGAACGGAAGAGTTAACGCCAGAAGTTTGCCAACAGTTAATAGAAATCATTCATAGGTTTCCACAAATTCAGACAGTAGATCTAACAGGAGGCGCTCCAGAGATGCTGTATGGATTTCGTTCATTGGTTAAGGCGGCGAGAAAAATGGGCAAAGAAGTGATCGTCCGTTCTAATTTGACAATTTATTTTGAAAAAGGATACGGCGATATCCCTGACTTCTTTGTTCAAAATCAAGTGCGTGTTGTCGCTTCTATGCCTTGCTATCTTGAAGACAATGTGGACAAGATGCGTGGCAAAGGTGTATTTGATCAATCAATTCAGGCGTTGCAATGGCTAAATCGCCTTGGCTATGGTTCTAATCCCGATTTAATTTTAGATTTGGTATACAACCCACCGCTTCCCAATTCTAATAAATTTGCCCTTGCTCCCAATCAACAAGGTTTAGAAACAGCTTATAAGACCCATCTGCAAAAGCATTTTGGGATTGTGTTCCACAACTTATTTACAATCACTAATCTTCCCATTGGCAGAAGTAAATTTCATCTGCGTCATCGCAAATTAGAAGAAGAATATTCACAATTTTTAGAATCTCATTTTAATGCTGATACTCTTGATCGCTTAATGTGCCGCAATCAAATTTCGGTAGATTATCAAGGGAATATCTATGATTGTGATTTTAATCAAATGGAGAATTTGCCTGCGCGATCGCCTAATGGCGAATATTTGAACGTAGCAAAAGTTCTCGAACTAGACTCCTTAGATATCATCCAAAAAATTCAAACCGATGACTATTGCTACGGTTGTACAGCAGGAAGTGGCTCTAGTTGTGGTGGGGCATTACTATAA
- a CDS encoding integrase, whose product MSQNEIDGRISQANGRLKAASVGVSIERQGNCLYLRGTFPPKPNSQFKTARQQKFALGVHANPLGVKLAEAEARKVGALIDCKEFSWSPYLKDAVNSVTCGDWVEKFEKDYFAKRDRNPKTQTTWTRSYWEVLKRLPSDEALSSEILKDLILRTKPDSRSRQNYAMVCNSLAKFANLDADFSLYSGNYSPRKATPRDLPTDEAIQEVYYKISNPDWQWVYGVIATYGIRPHEVFYLDFEDLPIATVTDGKTGARRVWACYPEWVETFQIKNVCLPSVTGKANVNLGERVSKAFKRYGVPFAPYDLRHCWAVRSLEFGLDISLAAQQMGHSTKVHSDLYHHWISDRHHQKAYDLLMQRADRPKPPNR is encoded by the coding sequence ATGAGCCAAAATGAGATCGACGGGCGGATCTCCCAAGCAAACGGGAGATTAAAAGCGGCAAGTGTTGGGGTAAGCATTGAAAGACAGGGAAACTGTTTATATTTACGGGGTACTTTTCCACCAAAGCCAAATTCGCAATTTAAAACAGCCCGACAGCAAAAATTCGCGTTGGGTGTCCATGCGAATCCTCTTGGGGTGAAATTAGCTGAAGCCGAAGCCCGAAAAGTTGGAGCCTTGATAGATTGCAAAGAATTTTCATGGTCACCATACTTAAAAGATGCAGTTAACTCTGTGACCTGCGGCGACTGGGTAGAAAAGTTTGAAAAAGATTACTTTGCAAAGCGCGATCGCAATCCCAAAACGCAAACCACATGGACTCGAAGCTACTGGGAAGTTTTAAAGCGATTGCCTTCTGATGAGGCATTATCCTCAGAAATTCTAAAAGATTTGATTCTGAGAACAAAGCCCGATTCTCGCAGTCGCCAAAATTATGCAATGGTTTGCAATTCTCTAGCCAAATTCGCCAATTTAGATGCAGATTTCTCTCTTTACAGTGGCAATTATTCGCCACGCAAAGCAACACCCAGAGATTTACCAACTGATGAGGCAATTCAAGAGGTTTATTACAAAATATCTAACCCTGACTGGCAATGGGTTTATGGAGTAATTGCCACTTACGGAATAAGACCTCACGAAGTTTTTTATCTAGATTTTGAAGATTTACCGATCGCAACCGTGACCGATGGCAAAACTGGCGCGAGACGTGTGTGGGCTTGTTACCCTGAATGGGTTGAAACCTTCCAAATAAAAAACGTTTGCTTACCATCAGTCACAGGTAAAGCAAACGTTAATTTAGGAGAGCGTGTGAGCAAGGCTTTTAAACGATATGGAGTACCATTTGCTCCTTATGATTTACGCCATTGCTGGGCTGTGAGATCGCTTGAGTTCGGGCTTGATATTTCATTAGCCGCGCAACAAATGGGACATAGTACAAAGGTGCATAGCGATTTGTATCACCATTGGATTAGCGATCGCCATCATCAAAAAGCATACGATTTGCTCATGCAGAGAGCAGATCGCCCCAAGCCACCAAATAGATAG